The genomic window GGTAAGGAGAGGTTTGAGGGGAAGGTGATGTCTGAAGCGTAAAGAATGAAGCCCAGGTGGCAGGATCTGTTTTAATGGGAGCTTCTCAGAGGCTGTGGCTGGGCTGTGGGTGTACTGCAGGACCGGGGAGTGGGCGGCGAGGCCCAGCCCCATGCCCAAGCTCATGCTCTGCCTGGTGGGGATTGCAGGTGGTCACAGTGGACGTGAGAACTAAGAAGGTCGTGTTCAAGGATGGCTTCAAGCTGGAGTACAGCAAGCTGCTGCTGGCACCAGGGAGCAGGTGGGAGGGTCTCCTTTTTACCCATCGGACACTAGGCAGGGCACTGGCCTGGACGGGGCTGGGGCTGCCAGGAGGCCCTCACTGACACGGCCATGTCTCAGCCCCAAGACTCTGAGCTGCAAAGGCAAAGAAGTGGAGAACGTGTTCACTATCCGGACGCCAGAGGATGCCAATCGCGTGGTGAGGCTGGCCCGAGGCCGCAACGTGGTCGTCGTGGGAGCCGGCTTCCTGGGTGAGAGGTAGTGGGCAGTGGAGATGGTGGTCAGGTCGTCATGGCCAGTCCCAGGGAAGTTCTGGTCGAGGAAGGTGCAGGTGCCAGCCTGCCACCCCCTGCCCATCACCAGGGATGGAGGTGGCCGCTTACCTGACGGAGAAGGCCCACTCTGTGTCTGTGGTGGAGCTGGAGGAGACGCCCTTCAGGAGGTTCCTGGGGGAGCGCGTGGGTCGTGCCCTCATGAAGGTGAGCCCACCCCAGCACCCAGTGCCTTGGAGCCCTGGGGCCCAGCCCGGCCCCTGGCTGGGCTCTCATCCACCGCCCACCTGCCCACTTGCCCTGACAGATGTTTGAGAACAACCGGGTGAAGTTCTACATGCAGACGGAGGTGTCTGAGCTGCGGGGCCAGGAGGGAAAGGTGggcccttctcccttctccctgctgCTTTCTGTCCTCTGTCCCCTGAGCCTGGGAGCTGGGTCCACCTGTTTATCCACCCACTCCCCACAGCTGAAGGAGGTTGTGCTGAAGAGCAGCAAGGTCGTGCGGGCTGACGTCTGCGTGGTGGGCATTGGTGAGTTGGTGTGTGGGCAGGCAGGCACAAAGCAGCCCAGCCGTCTGCACATGCTCacatgtgaccttgggctagtcccttcccctcccagagcctcagtttccaccacatctgtcaaatgggaaccCCCAACCGCCCCCACTTTACGGAGCTGTTGGGGAAGGTATGTACTGGGCTCagcccaggcctggcacagtggatGCTCCCAGTGCCCGCTGCCCAGTAACACTCATCTCCATGCCCTGCGAGAGTTGACATAGACGAGACTCGAACTGGCTTCTGCTCCAGCTGAAGTGCCAATTTGGGTAGGGGCCAAGATGGGAGGTGGTAGCACCTGCAGGGGCTGAGGAGGTATGGCATGCTGTCCCTCCACTTAAGGGCCTCATGGAGCACTTCTTGGAGAAGGTGATATCTGAGGTCTTGCGGGAGGCACCGGGTCTGTGGGAGACCGGGTAGTGGGGACCAGGGTGCATGAAGGCCTCAGGTAGACAGCCCCTGGAGGATCAGTCTGGGGCTGGCACATCAAGCGCATGCTGTAGGGTGTGGAGAGTGACTACGCAGAAGGCAGGGACAGGGGAGTGGACACAGGCTTCCGTCCTGTCAGGTGCAGTGCCCGCCACAGGCTTCCTGAGGCAAAGCGGCATCGGTTTGGATTCCCGAGGCTTCATCCCTGTCAACAAGGTGGGGTGGATGGCACTGGGTGGGGAGGACCCGGTGCTGGGCTGGGAGTGGCAGGAGGTTCAGGTCAGGGCCCCTGTCACACCCATGGAGCTCTGGGCCCTCTCTCTACAGATGATGCAGACCAATGTCCCAGGCGTGTTTGCAGCTGGCGATGCTGTCACCTTCCCCCTTGCCTGGAGGAACAACCGCAAAGTGAACATTCCACATTGGCAGATGGCTCATGCTCAGGGTATGGCCAGTCCCGAGGCACatggaggggtgggagggagtCTCAGGGTCTCAGTGTCCCCATGCCCATGCCTCAGTTGCTGACCTTGGGTCCTGGACACTGTTAGGCATCAAAGCTCTGATGTGGATTCTCTGGCCAGCCTCATCTCGGCGATCCAGCCAACACAGAGAGCGACACCCCACTGAGCCAGCCATAGCTCCTCAATCTCAGTTTTCCTTCTGGTAGTCTCTCCCTTTTTTGTCTTCAAGGACATATATTCTGCAGAATTCCTGATCAACCTGTGCATtaccctggggagggagggagggatttaGTGGATCACCTTCCCATTTATGCCTCTGTTTCCCTTGGGCCACTCAAGTATCTCTGTGAACTCAGTTCAGCCTCATGCAGGTCCCCGAGGTGCCATCTGAGCCCAGAGACGTGGGCTCAGTGGAGGCACTGTGCTTTCTGAGGAATAGCTTTCCCCTCCTGATGTTTGCTGGCCACCAAGTCCCCCAAGCCTCATCCACTGTGCACATCTGGTCTGGGCCCCTAAGCTGCAGGTGCCATCACATTAGTTGCCTCACTGCCTCAGAGAGAGGACTGCCAGACTCCCAGCCTGGGACAAAGGACTTCTCTGCACCCATCtcccctttcctctgcctttacACCTGAGGGTCTGCTGCTTGAaaccccacttctggtaccaatttctATTCAAGTCCAAAGTCGAAAGTTGTTGCTAGGTTGTAAGTAACCAAGGCAACTTATCAGCCAAGTATAATTAGGATTTAACTGAGAGAGTTTAGGGGACTTTGAAGTACATCCAACTACAGGGGTCTACTGGGGCCTCATAGGAACTGGGGAGCCATCCACACTGGTCTCTTTGGGGCCTTGTGTGTGGCTGTCATCTGTGCTTCCCTGTGTACTTGTGCCCCATTTTCCTCCCTCTTCAGACCTGATACGTCTGATTAGGTGTCTGTGTGCACAGCTGAAATGGTGGCGtactcccccaaccccaagaaGCAGACCTTCCAGAGTCAGGGCACTTTATTCAGATTCTTTAAGGAAGCAATCAAGTGGCTAGCTTTGAGGCAGGTGTTCCCCTGCACCAGTCAGCTGCAGGTGCAAGTGAGCAGTGGGCTGAACAATGATGTCTCTTGACCTCTGGGGAGACCAGGAGGAGTAGCCACACGTGTCAGGGGTCCCCAGGGCATCAGGAGCAGGTAGTGTGGGAGTGGTAAGAGCGAGAGTTAGGGTTCTCACGGCCCTGGGTCCCGCAGGGCGCGTGGCAGCCCAGAACATGTTGGCGCAGGAGGCGGAGATGAGCACTGTGCCCTACCTCTGGACCGCCATGTTTGGCAAGAGCCTGCGCTACGCGGGTAACCCCGGGGCCTCGGATGGGGGCGGGGCCGAGGGCGTTTAGGGGCGGGGCTTGGGTGTGGGGCGGGGCTGGGAGCCTAGGGGCAGGGCTATGACCGCACTAGGAAGAGGCCGGTAAGAACTCGCTGGCGGCAAGGCTACGAACTACCTAAAAGGACGTATGGAGCAGGGCCTGGGCGGGGTTAGGAGGGGATCCTGTGACGTCTCGTTCCCTCCCCCGGCTCACGTGGGTGCCACCCACCTGCCCGGCCCACAGGCTACGGAGAAGGCTTCGACGACGTCATCATCCAGGGGGATCTGGAGGAGCTGAAGTTTGTGGCTTTTTACACTAAGTGAGAGCACCGGGGTGCAGCTTGGCGCGAAGCAGCGGGAGCTCAGTCGGGAAGGGGGATTCATCCCAGGCAAAATCCCAGAACAAGAGCCCAGCCCTGAGCCCCGCTGAGGAGTGCTGGAGCTTCCTTAGGAAAGCCCGAAGCTTGTGCACGGTCAAGCCGCGATGTGCAAAGCAGGGAGGGCTGGGTGCTCAGGCCATTCTTGTTGCCCTGGGGTAGGTCCTTCCCTGGGCCCCAGATGGACAGCAGTGCATCAGGGTTTTCAAAAAGGGGCTGCTGCCTCGCAGTCCTCAGGCTTGGCCATCCTCTCCTTGCAGAGGCGACGAGGTGATCGCCGTGGCCAGCATGAACTACGATCCCATTGTGTCCAAGGTCGCTGAGGTGCTGGCCTCAGGCCGTGCCATCCGGAAGCGGGAGGtggagtgagtgtgggtgtgggaAGCCTGGGGGTGGGAGTAGTTCCCTGGAGTACTGGCTAAGGTGCCTATGACAGCCAGCCGCCCCCACAACCCTCCAGGGCCTTTCCCCTCTTGGTTTGCATCGCCTGAGGCTTACAGGACTACAGGGAGGTGTGGGGCAAGGATCATGGTTTGAGAGCAGGCTGGTTATGTGTTCATGGTGGATGGAAGGGATAGAGATGTGTGTCACCAGGCAGGGCCAGTGCTGTGGGAAGGGGTCAGGGCCCAATGCATGGGCAATCACCAGGCGTGGGACACCTAACTGGACATAGTTGTGCTGAGCCTGGCAGAAGCTAGGTGGGAAATGCAGCTACTGATGCCCTGGGTATGCCCTCCACATAGATGGTGGGGGTGGTTCTAGGTTTCACTCAACACCAGCCAGTTCCCTTATCCTGGTGTGGTGTCAATGAGATTCACCCTCTGGGAGAGAGCTCCCAGGGACTGGGGACAGCCTGGAGGCCACTGGGAGGCTATGAGACAGGGGCAGGCTTCAGGCTGGAAACAATGGAGGACCAGAAGGGGACATGATAAATGACATGCTCTCTCCTTGGCCTTCTCTccgtttctctctcttgccttcgTGAAGGCTGTTTGTGCTGCACAGCAAGTACGTGTGTCCTTCATGTTGACCGTTCTGAGCCTTTCCCATGTCAGCCCAGACCCTCCACCCAATGGTCTTATCTCCCTCTGTCCAAGTACACCTCCCTGCTGGGCACTAGGGTCTGGCACAGAACAGACCCCCTGCTGTCCTCAAGGGCCAGCTGTTCAGGGTGCCCAGAGTGGAGAGCCTGTTTTCTTCTGTCTTGACCCCTCCTCCCCTCACTCCTGCAGGACTGGCGACATGTCCTGGCTTACGGGGAAAGGATCCTGAGCTCACATGCAGTAGACTTGGGCAGGCAAAGGGGGCACCAAGGGCACAGGCCAAGCCTTGGGGGCAGGTGCCAATCTCCAGTCCCAGGATCCCCCAGGGCAGAACCTGAGCCCTCCCAGTGCTTGCCTTCAGCCACCTGGCTCCCCTCCTGGGAGGCCTCTGCTGGATCCAGAAGATGCTCAACCCTCAAGGCCTCTGCTGCCACTGACAGCTGGCACTGGAGGCAGGACAAGCCCTGCCTCTTCTCCCTCTATTGGGACTGGTCCCCTGAAGAACCCTGCAACACGTTAAACATTACCGTAAAATTAAAACGCACAAATTTGCAGATCTGTATGACTCCCAGTGTAATTGGGCCAATAGGCACAGGACCAGACCACAGGGAAACAGGCACAATCACAGAATGCCAGGTGCCACACCAAGGAAATTTGGCCTGTGAACGCCCAGAGGAGGTAGCAACTAATTCTGCGCCCCAAGCCCTCCCACATCCCTCTCCCCCTCTGCGATCAGCGAACGCTTTTTGCTTTTGGCTCTGAGTTTTGAAGGAAGGGTATTCCAGGTAGAAGGGACAACATGCCCAAAGGTCTTGAGATAGTAAATGCTCCTTcagaggtggctcatgcttgacACTTTGGGGCATTTGCCCACTTAGGGCTGTGGGAGCTGTGTCCTGAGACAGACCCCATGCTTTTCATAGCCGGAGCATTCTCAATCCCCATGTCGGAGGTGAAGGAGCTGAGGCCCTGCTAAGTAGGAATGAGAATCCAGAGGCTCCTCGCCGGGCTGCCTCTCAGTCAGTAAGAAAGCCAAGGGGAGAGGGGAGTTGCTGGGGGTCAGGGCTGAGGGCGCTAGCAGGAAAGGGAGCGTTGAGCCGCCTGCAGAGGCCGCTGCGAGCCCGGAACCCTCCATGGGGGATCCCGGCAGCGGCAGACGATCCAGGCCGGAGCCACGCGCAGACCCAGGGCATGCCGGGAACTGCGAGCCGGCCGCGGGTCTTCGGGCTGCGTGGGCCTGGGAGGCGCCGGGAAGAGCAGTCGCGACGGGGCTAGGGACGACACACTGCATTCACTGGAAGGGACAACGCAGCGCCAGTACATAGCCTGAAACGCTCCCCAGAAGGTCCCACGCTCGCCGCGCGGTCGACAACCGCATCCTGCGCTCGCCCGCGGTGTCTCGGCAAGCGGTAGGCTTGTCGGGAAGAGCTGGAGGGCGCAAGTGCGGCGCTGGCCGGACGTGCCGCACCGTCAGCGCAGGGCTCGCCGGGAAATGTGGTTTCTCCAGCCGGCCCGGGGCGGTGGCCGCAAGTTGGGCTTACAGCGCGGCCGATCCGGCGTGGACCCGGGATGGCTGGACCGGGCAGCACGGGGGGGCAGATCGGGGCTGCGGCCCTGGCAGGCGGCGCGCGGTCCAAGGTAGCCCCGAGCGTGGACTTCGACCATAGCTGCTCGGACAGTGTCGAGTACCTGACGCTCAACTTCGGGCCCTTCGAAACAGTGCATCGCTGGCGGCGCCTCCCGCCCTGCGACGAGTTCGTGGGTGCCCGGTACGGTGGGCTTCATGGGGTCCTGAGGACAGGAAGGGCGATCTGCGAGGGTCCCAGGGCGGGTCCAGGGGCGAAGCCGGGGGGTGGTGTCCTGGGGTAGGATCTGGTAATGAGGTGGATGGTGCTGTACAGGACGCTGTTCAGGGCAGGGGAGAGGGTTCCGAGGGAGTCCCAGAGCCCGATGTCCCGGGACAGGGTACTGGAACTAAGTTGTGTTTGTGGATATTGGGCTGGGGTCCCAGGTGCTCTGAGGTGGGGTGAGGAGTCCAGAGAGTCCTGGAGCCGTGTCAGGGGTCCTCACTTGCAGGATGATTGGTGTTATCTTAGAAGATGATGGATCTTAGCAGTTGAGAGGTGATACCTAACTTCCGTGGCAGCTCTCCTGCTTAGTCCCATTCCTTGGGTGCCCCCCAGGAGGGTCCTGTCCTTACCGCCCTCCACTCCTTTCTTTCCAGGCGCAGCAAGCACACAGTGGTGGCCTATAAAGATGCCATTTATGTATTTGGTGGAGACAATGGGTGAGTGAGTCTCAGCATCAGTGTTTGGACCAGGTAGGGAGAAGTACTGTGGTCAGGGACTGGGCCTGTCCAGCTCCATTACTGTCCTTTCAGATGCTAGCTGGTgcctctaagcttcagtttcccca from Homo sapiens chromosome 22, GRCh38.p14 Primary Assembly includes these protein-coding regions:
- the AIFM3 gene encoding apoptosis-inducing factor 3 isoform 2 (isoform 2 is encoded by transcript variant 2), translating into MGGCFSKPKPVELKIEVVLPEKERGKEELSASGKGSPRAYQGNGTARHFHTEERLSTPHPYPSPQDCVEAAVCHVKDLENGQMREVELGWGKVLLVKDNGEFHALGHKCPHYGAPLVKGVLSRGRVRCPWHGACFNISTGDLEDFPGLDSLHKFQVKIEKEKVYVRASKQALQLQRRTKVMAKCISPSAGYSSSTNVLIVGAGAAGLVCAETLRQEGFSDRIVLCTLDRHLPYDRPKLSKSLDTQPEQLALRPKEFFRAYGIEVLTEAQVVTVDVRTKKVVFKDGFKLEYSKLLLAPGSSPKTLSCKGKEVENVFTIRTPEDANRVVRLARGRNVVVVGAGFLGMEVAAYLTEKAHSVSVVELEETPFRRFLGERVGRALMKMFENNRVKFYMQTEVSELRGQEGKLKEVVLKSSKVVRADVCVVGIGAVPATGFLRQSGIGLDSRGFIPVNKMMQTNVPGVFAAGDAVTFPLAWRNNRKVNIPHWQMAHAQGRVAAQNMLAQEAEMSTVPYLWTAMFGKSLRYAGYGEGFDDVIIQGDLEELKFVAFYTKGDEVIAVASMNYDPIVSKVAEVLASGRAIRKREVETGDMSWLTGKGS
- the AIFM3 gene encoding apoptosis-inducing factor 3 isoform 3 (isoform 3 is encoded by transcript variant 3), which produces MGGCFSKPKPGAALPTVELKIEVVLPEKERGKEELSASGKGSPRAYQGNGTARHFHTEERLSTPHPYPSPQDCVEAAVCHVKDLENGQMREVELGWGKVLLVKDNGEFHALGHKCPHYGAPLVKGVLSRGRVRCPWHGACFNISTGDLEDFPGLDSLHKFQVKIEKEKVYVRASKQALQLQRRTKVMAKCISPSAGYSSSTNVLIVGAGAAGLVCAETLRQEGFSDRIVLCTLDRHLPYDRPKLSKSLDTQPEQLALRPKEFFRAYGIEVLTEAQVVTVDVRTKKVVFKDGFKLEYSKLLLAPGSSPKTLSCKGKEVENVFTIRTPEDANRVVRLARGRNVVVVGAGFLGMEVAAYLTEKAHSVSVVELEETPFRRFLGERVGRALMKMFENNRVKFYMQTEVSELRGQEGKLKEVVLKSSKVVRADVCVVGIGAVPATGFLRQSGIGLDSRGFIPVNKMMQTNVPGVFAAGDAVTFPLAWRNNRKVNIPHWQMAHAQGRVAAQNMLAQEAEMSTVPYLWTAMFGKSLRYAGYGEGFDDVIIQGDLEELKFVAFYTKGDEVIAVASMNYDPIVSKVAEVLASGRAIRKREVETGDMSWLTGKGS
- the AIFM3 gene encoding apoptosis-inducing factor 3 isoform 1 (isoform 1 is encoded by transcript variant 1) codes for the protein MGGCFSKPKPVELKIEVVLPEKERGKEELSASGKGSPRAYQGNGTARHFHTEERLSTPHPYPSPQDCVEAAVCHVKDLENGQMREVELGWGKVLLVKDNGEFHALGHKCPHYGAPLVKGVLSRGRVRCPWHGACFNISTGDLEDFPGLDSLHKFQVKIEKEKVYVRASKQALQLQRRTKVMAKCISPSAGYSSSTNVLIVGAGAAGLVCAETLRQEGFSDRIVLCTLDRHLPYDRPKLSKSLDTQPEQLALRPKEFFRAYGIEVLTEAQVVTVDVRTKKVVFKDGFKLEYSKLLLAPGSSPKTLSCKGKEVENVFTIRTPEDANRVVRLARGRNVVVVGAGFLGMEVAAYLTEKAHSVSVVELEETPFRRFLGERVGRALMKMFENNRVKFYMQTEVSELRGQEGKLKEVVLKSSKVVRADVCVVGIGAVPATGFLRQSGIGLDSRGFIPVNKMMQTNVPGVFAAGDAVTFPLAWRNNRKVNIPHWQMAHAQGRVAAQNMLAQEAEMSTVPYLWTAMFGKSLRYAGYGEGFDDVIIQGDLEELKFVAFYTKGDEVIAVASMNYDPIVSKVAEVLASGRAIRKREVELFVLHSKTGDMSWLTGKGS